A window from bacterium encodes these proteins:
- a CDS encoding prolyl oligopeptidase family serine peptidase: MVTATRNRTLGLGMVHEIGTGVPTNTAEQLLVNGDPTTDLRDLRCASAAAGAQSDTGVSIRAVSIAPVQFASGGAAVEAILYRCQAQGNDAPALVISTGADRNIKGLEWLSLPLAQRGYMVLTQHYREGETRFHLRDEEDIQNAISYLEQVSDVDARRVGIVGHSRGGSAVLRAAAKDARVRSTVAMNAPTDYARWTRGIQHYAPGEYRSAITRYGATPDDDPHYYQAISPITYAGRIKTPVLLVQGGNDLRTPADHAQWMYDALVEAGNPRVRLEVLPGLGHAFEADGGYGFEKVVALVHQWFADTL, translated from the coding sequence ATGGTTACGGCGACCCGCAACCGCACGCTCGGTCTGGGCATGGTGCACGAGATCGGTACCGGAGTGCCGACCAACACCGCTGAACAGCTGTTGGTCAACGGCGATCCCACCACCGATCTGCGCGATCTGCGGTGCGCGAGCGCGGCCGCAGGGGCGCAGAGCGACACGGGGGTCTCGATCCGAGCGGTCAGCATCGCGCCGGTGCAGTTCGCGAGCGGGGGCGCCGCGGTCGAGGCGATCCTCTACCGATGCCAAGCGCAAGGCAACGACGCGCCCGCGCTGGTCATTTCAACAGGGGCGGATCGCAATATCAAAGGGCTGGAATGGCTCTCACTCCCGTTGGCTCAACGCGGCTACATGGTACTGACTCAGCATTACCGCGAGGGTGAGACTCGGTTCCATCTGCGCGACGAGGAAGACATCCAAAATGCCATCTCCTATCTTGAGCAGGTGTCCGATGTCGATGCGCGCCGAGTCGGCATCGTCGGGCACTCTCGGGGCGGCAGCGCCGTGCTTCGCGCCGCGGCGAAGGATGCTCGCGTGCGTTCCACGGTGGCGATGAACGCGCCCACGGATTACGCGCGGTGGACCCGAGGGATCCAGCATTACGCCCCCGGTGAATATCGTTCGGCGATTACGCGCTACGGGGCTACGCCGGACGACGACCCTCATTACTATCAGGCGATCTCGCCGATTACTTACGCAGGTCGGATCAAGACGCCGGTGTTGCTGGTGCAAGGCGGGAACGACCTGCGTACTCCGGCCGATCATGCCCAGTGGATGTATGATGCGCTCGTCGAGGCGGGGAATCCACGCGTCAGGCTCGAGGTCTTGCCCGGGTTGGGGCATGCCTTTGAAGCTGACGGTGGATACGGCTTCGAGAAGGTCGTGGCGCTTGTCCACCAATGGTTTGCTGATACGCTATGA